The Nothobranchius furzeri strain GRZ-AD chromosome 6, NfurGRZ-RIMD1, whole genome shotgun sequence genome includes a region encoding these proteins:
- the LOC139070407 gene encoding piggyBac transposable element-derived protein 4-like gives MQVYTGKLPGEASEKNQGMRVVLQMSEGLQGHNITCDNFFTSYWLGDELQKRKLTMLGTIRKNKPELPSEILKMQGRPPHSSKFVFTEKATVVSYCPKKNKNVLVMSTMHTDASLSTREDKKPQMILDYNSTKGGVDNLDKVTATYSCQRKIARWPLVIFYNIVDVSAYSAFVLWTEINQHWNVGKLYRRRLFLEELGKSLVTPEIQRRARPARSPAAAAIIENVRSASSDQCTMNPVDTGAKK, from the coding sequence ATGCAGGTGTACACTGGAAAGCTACCTGGAGAGGCATCTGAGAAGAATCAGGGGATGCGTGTGGTGCTGCAGATGAGTGAAGGGCTGCAAGGGCATAACATCACCTGTGACAACTTCTTTACATCCTACTGGCTTGGAGATGAACTTCAGAAAAGAAAGCTCACAATGTTGGGAACAATCAGGAAAAATAAACCAGAACTTCCCAGTGAAATTCTGAAGATGCAGGGAAGACCTCCACATTCCTCAAAATTTGTTTTCACCGAGAAAGCAACAGTTGTTTCATACTgcccaaagaaaaacaaaaatgttcttgTCATGAGCACAATGCACACAGATGCATCTCTGAGCACAAGAGAAGACAAAAAACCACAAATGATCCTGGACTACAACTCCACCAAAGGAGGAGTAGACAATCTTGACAAAGTCACAGCAACATACAGCTGCCAGCGCAAAATAGCTCGTTGGCCCTTGGTGATTTTCTACAACATTGTGGATGTGTCAGCTTACAGTGCCTTTGTCCTGTGGACTGAAATCAACCAACATTGGAATGTCGGCAAACTGTACCGACGTCGGCTTTTCCTAGAAGAACTGGGCAAAAGTCTTGTCACCCCCGAGATCCAGAGGCGAGCCAGACCAGCTCGatccccagcagcagcagctatcaTTGAAAACGTCAGGTCTGCATCATCTGACCAATGTACAATGAATCCAGTGGATACAGGTGCAAAGAAATGA